In Aegilops tauschii subsp. strangulata cultivar AL8/78 chromosome 3, Aet v6.0, whole genome shotgun sequence, one genomic interval encodes:
- the LOC109744565 gene encoding gibberellin 2-beta-dioxygenase 8 codes for MQQQEIHLRRFMEHQPDECALEELELPTVDLEAEEPSLTEQLAAACRDPGVFRLVNHGVPCDLTARLFGLARGLLELDAANKSRLPGYFCGTPALAALPVKQLNWLEGLHVEADDTGDRSHSSADAADGEAGGSALAEFMEAVSGEYVAHMARIARKLFDTLACGELGLDEEQRASYLTERGCIFRAYRYPATASGAGRRQLGMEAHTDSSVLSILNQDRVGGLQVLYGGRWLAMRPMEGALVVNVGDMLQAMSGGAYRSPEHRVVAPGWTEVDRMSLCYFAFPQEDAVIVGPPSACRQEELYRAFSYREFREQVQADVKASGSKVGLARFRVPVSQS; via the coding sequence ATGCAGCAGCAGGAGATCCATCTTCGTCGATTCATGGAGCATCAGCCAGACGAGTGCgcgctggaggagctggagctgCCCACTGTAGACCTCGAGGCGGAGGAGCCGAGCCTGACGGAGCAGCTGGCGGCGGCGTGCCGGGACCCGGGCGTGTTCCGGCTGGTCAACCACGGCGTCCCCTGCGACCTCACCGCCCGCCTGTTCGGGCTGGCGCGCGGGCTCCTTGAGCTGGACGCGGCCAACAAGTCCCGGCTGCCCGGCTACTTCTGTGGCACGCCGGCGCTGGCGGCGCTCCCTGTCAAACAGCTCAATTGGCTCGAGGGGCTGCACGTCGAGGCCGACGACACCGGCGACCGTTCTCATTCTTCTGCTGACGCTGCTGACGGTGAAGCAGGCGGCAGTGCCTTGGCGGAGTTCATGGAGGCGGTGAGCGGGGAGTACGTGGCGCACATGGCGCGCATCGCTCGCAAGCTGTTCGACACCCTGGCCTGCGGCGAGCTGGGCCTGGACGAGGAGCAGCGCGCGTCGTACCTGACGGAGCGCGGCTGCATCTTCCGCGCGTACCGGTACCCGGCTACTGCgtcgggcgcggggcggcggcagcTGGGGATGGAGGCGCACACGGACAGCTCGGTGCTGTCGATCCTGAACCAGGACAGGGTGGGCGGCCTGCAGGTGCTCTATGGTGGTAGGTGGCTTGCGATGCGGCCTATGGAGGGCGCGCTGGTGGTGAACGTGGGCGACATGCTGCAGGCGATGAGCGGGGGCGCGTACCGGAGCCCGGAGCACCGGGTGGTGGCGCCGGGCTGGACGGAGGTGGACAGGATGTCGCTCTGCTACTTCGCGTTCCCGCAGGAGGACGCCGTCATCGTCGGCCCGCCGTCAGCTTGTCGTCAGGAGGAGTTGTACAGGGCGTTCAGCTACCGTGAGTTCCGGGAGCAGGTGCAGGCGGACGTGAAGGCCAGCGGCTCCAAGGTCGGCCTCGCCCGATTCCGCGTCCCCGTGAGTCAATCATAG